GTATTACCTGCCTGGCCTGCGCCGCTGGCGCTATGGCTGCGCGCACCTTGCGTTTGGCTGCTGCCCGCGGCATCGGCCTGATTATTGATGGGACGGGAAAAGTTTGGCGCTGTGGGTTGACGCTGAATGCCGTTAGTCATGTTCGATAGACTCCAGAGTTAAGTCAGCAATAATCAGGCGCGATAAGATCACCGCCACGCACGATTGCTGCATGTTGTTAGTTAAAACTCGTGTCTAATCTGGTGAAAATAACATCAGTACAACTTATACACGATTCCCTGTGTGTAGGTTGTGGGCATCAGAGGTTCCGCCGTTTATGACATTTTTTATACAATTGTGGACTGGCGCAGCGAAGTGACAATGTCAGCTAAACAGGCTGATATTTAAACATAAAAAAGGGGTTAGCCTGATGCTAACCCCTTTATTGCTATTAACTTTAAGATGTCGCTTACGCGAGCTCTTAGTTAAGGCGCTCTTTGATACGAGCTGCTTTACCAGTACGCTCACGCAGGTAGTACAGTTTCGCTTTACGCACGGCACCACGACGTTTCACGGTGATGCTGTCAATGACCGGTGAGTGAGTCTGGAATACACGCTCAACACCTTCGCCATTGGAAATTTTGCGAACAGTGAATGCAGAGTGCAGACCGCGGTTACGAATAGCGATAACCACGCCCTCGAATGCCTGCAGACGCTTTTTAGAACCTTCAACGACCCATACTTTCACTTCCACGGAATCACCCGGACGGAAAGAAGGTACGTCCTGCTTCATCTGCTCTTGTTCGATTTGCTTGATAATGTTGCTCATAATTAAATCTCTTATCCTGGGTAAACTGATCTTATCGGAAGGCTAACCTTCCGCATCATAGTTTTGTTGCGCGCTGAATTCCTGCTGGAACTCGCTAAGCAACTTTGCTTGCTCTTCAGTCAGAGCCAGGTTTTCCAGAAGTTCAGGTCTTCTAAGCCAGGTACGGCCAAGCGACTGTTTCAGGCGCCAGCGGCGAATCTCAGCATGGTTGCCCGACAGTAATACTGGCGGAACCTCCAGCTCTTCTAACACTTCAGGACGGGTATAGTGCGGACAGTCCAGCAAGCCTTCGGAAAACGAATCTTCTTCAGCTGACGCCTGCTTGCCCAGCACACCAGGTATAAACCGGGCGACTGAATCAATCAACGTCATCGCTGGCAACTCTCCACCACTGAGTACGTAATCCCCAATCGACCATTCTTCATCGATTTCAGTCTGGATCACACGCTCATCGATCCCTTCATAGCGGCCGCAAACCAGAATCAATTTCTGCTGCGTCGCCAGTTCGCAAACTCCATTTTGATCGAGTTTGCGCCCCTGAGGTGACAGATAAATCACCTTAGCGCCCTCTCCCGCCGCCGCTTTCGCTGCGTGGATGGCATCCCGCAAGGGTTGTACCATCATCAGCATCCCCGGACCGCCGCCGTAAGGACGATCGTCCACGGTACGATGCCGGTCGTGCGTGAAGTCACGCGGACTCCAGCTTTGGACGCTGAGCAGGCCATTTTTTACTGCCCGGCCAGTTACCCCGTAGTCGGTAATAGCGCGAAACATCTCTGGAAACAGGCTGATTACACCAATCCACATAGAGCACGCCGTTGGATTACCGTTTTGTTCGGAGGTCAAAAACCAGGATCCCAATCTACTTCAATGGTGCCGGTAGTGAGATCGACTTTCTTGATAACCTGTTCATCAAGAAACGGAATTAACCGCTCTTTCACACCGAACGCATCTTTCAGGTTTGCCTTAACGACCAGTACGTCGTTTGAGCCGGT
This Mixta hanseatica DNA region includes the following protein-coding sequences:
- the trmD gene encoding tRNA (guanosine(37)-N1)-methyltransferase TrmD, whose protein sequence is MWIGVISLFPEMFRAITDYGVTGRAVKNGLLSVQSWSPRDFTHDRHRTVDDRPYGGGPGMLMMVQPLRDAIHAAKAAAGEGAKVIYLSPQGRKLDQNGVCELATQQKLILVCGRYEGIDERVIQTEIDEEWSIGDYVLSGGELPAMTLIDSVARFIPGVLGKQASAEEDSFSEGLLDCPHYTRPEVLEELEVPPVLLSGNHAEIRRWRLKQSLGRTWLRRPELLENLALTEEQAKLLSEFQQEFSAQQNYDAEG
- the rplS gene encoding 50S ribosomal protein L19; the protein is MSNIIKQIEQEQMKQDVPSFRPGDSVEVKVWVVEGSKKRLQAFEGVVIAIRNRGLHSAFTVRKISNGEGVERVFQTHSPVIDSITVKRRGAVRKAKLYYLRERTGKAARIKERLN